A section of the Acidobacteriota bacterium genome encodes:
- a CDS encoding 1-deoxy-D-xylulose-5-phosphate reductoisomerase has translation MKRIAILGSTGSIGRSTLSVVESYPDRFQVATLAAGSNLDAALDQARRWKPKVLSLASEQSADAVRTKLRAEGLTEIEVVHGSAGTVQVATHPDADFVVSAIVGVSGLEATYEAVRSGKTVGLANKECLVVAGELIVAEARKQGKPLLPIDSEHNAVHQCLRGGRMEEVERIWLTASGGPFLHTPKSAFSSITVEQALNHPTWKMGKRITIDSATLMNKGFEVIEACRLFDVPPGQVQVLVHPQSTIHSMVEFVDGSLLAQVSVTDMRLPILYALTYPERIPSDLRFPVMDLRHLDFCPPDVAKFPCLRLAYEAAEAGGAKTIALNAADEVAVAAFLDERIGFEDIPRIIEDVMSATPAGRLESIPRVLALDIEAREAAQEMVRQRSRSDSPVRAIP, from the coding sequence ATGAAACGCATTGCCATTCTAGGTTCCACCGGATCCATCGGTCGCAGCACGCTGAGTGTGGTCGAGAGTTATCCCGACCGCTTTCAGGTCGCGACGCTGGCTGCAGGCAGCAATCTCGATGCCGCACTCGATCAGGCTCGTCGGTGGAAACCAAAAGTCCTTTCGCTAGCCAGCGAACAAAGTGCTGACGCAGTGCGCACCAAACTGCGTGCGGAGGGCTTGACTGAGATTGAGGTCGTCCACGGTTCAGCCGGGACGGTGCAAGTGGCGACTCATCCGGATGCCGACTTCGTAGTCAGCGCAATCGTTGGCGTGTCCGGACTGGAAGCAACTTACGAAGCCGTCCGGTCTGGCAAGACGGTTGGACTCGCCAACAAAGAGTGCCTGGTCGTAGCCGGAGAACTAATCGTCGCCGAAGCCCGCAAGCAGGGGAAACCGTTACTTCCGATTGATAGCGAGCATAACGCCGTCCATCAGTGTCTGCGCGGCGGGCGCATGGAAGAGGTCGAGCGAATCTGGCTGACGGCTTCAGGCGGCCCGTTCCTGCACACTCCCAAATCGGCGTTCTCCTCCATTACTGTCGAGCAGGCGCTGAATCATCCCACCTGGAAGATGGGAAAAAGGATCACCATCGACTCCGCAACGTTGATGAATAAGGGGTTCGAGGTGATCGAGGCTTGCCGCCTGTTCGACGTGCCTCCCGGTCAGGTGCAAGTCCTTGTGCATCCACAGTCTACGATCCATTCCATGGTCGAATTCGTCGATGGCAGCCTGCTTGCACAAGTCTCTGTGACCGACATGCGCCTGCCCATTTTGTATGCCTTGACCTACCCGGAGCGTATCCCATCGGACCTGCGCTTCCCGGTCATGGACCTGCGGCATCTCGATTTCTGCCCCCCGGATGTGGCTAAATTCCCTTGTCTACGTTTGGCTTACGAAGCAGCGGAGGCGGGCGGGGCGAAAACCATCGCCCTGAACGCGGCCGATGAAGTCGCAGTAGCGGCGTTCTTGGATGAGCGAATCGGGTTTGAAGACATTCCCCGGATCATCGAGGACGTGATGTCTGCAACTCCGGCGGGGCGGTTGGAATCTATCCCTAGAGTGCTTGCTTTGGATATCGAAGCCCGCGAGGCGGCGCAGGAAATGGTCAGGCAGCGAAGCCGTTCGGACTCGCCCGTGCGTGCTATTCCGTAA
- a CDS encoding cytochrome P460 family protein, with the protein MKRQSKIAITISTVVLAVAVLGAMGVYAQDKEKDKYALKSPSGIEFADFKGYEDWSVISSARTDEVLKVIVGNPAMIAAYKSGIPGNGQPFPDGSKVAKLQWKPKKSTEAQFAVDVPDVFKQAFVMERDSKRFSKSAGWGYAVFNYDAASDKFEADAKSLSDCGVACHTKVKAKDYIFHPYQKR; encoded by the coding sequence ATGAAGCGTCAAAGCAAAATTGCAATCACGATATCCACCGTAGTGCTCGCCGTCGCCGTCCTTGGCGCCATGGGCGTATACGCGCAGGACAAAGAGAAAGACAAGTACGCGCTGAAATCACCGAGTGGAATCGAGTTTGCCGACTTCAAGGGATACGAGGACTGGTCGGTGATCTCTTCCGCGCGGACTGATGAAGTGCTTAAGGTGATCGTCGGCAATCCGGCGATGATCGCGGCGTATAAGTCGGGCATTCCGGGCAACGGGCAGCCTTTCCCGGACGGGTCCAAGGTCGCGAAGCTGCAGTGGAAGCCGAAGAAGAGTACCGAAGCCCAGTTTGCCGTGGATGTCCCCGACGTCTTCAAGCAGGCTTTCGTCATGGAAAGAGACAGCAAGCGATTTTCGAAAAGCGCCGGATGGGGATACGCGGTGTTCAACTATGACGCCGCATCAGACAAGTTCGAAGCCGATGCTAAAAGCCTCTCCGACTGCGGAGTTGCATGCCATACGAAGGTGAAGGCGAAGGATTACATTTTCCATCCGTACCAGAAGCGGTGA
- a CDS encoding DUF1801 domain-containing protein: MKMKKYASFADYLDDQPPKNRTIIRALRRFVKRVEPGLEESVKWGNGCWVKGKEPKGKVPVAYVYSAPDHVQFGFLRGSSLKDPRHLLEGNGQYVRHVKVRKSSDIDEDVFKAFLQQAAR; encoded by the coding sequence ATGAAGATGAAAAAGTACGCCAGCTTTGCCGACTACCTCGATGACCAGCCGCCCAAGAACCGCACGATTATCCGAGCACTTCGCCGCTTTGTGAAGCGTGTGGAGCCCGGACTCGAGGAGTCGGTGAAGTGGGGCAATGGCTGCTGGGTCAAAGGGAAAGAGCCAAAGGGAAAAGTGCCCGTCGCCTATGTGTACTCAGCGCCCGACCACGTCCAGTTTGGTTTCCTGCGCGGCTCTTCATTAAAGGACCCACGCCACCTTCTTGAAGGCAATGGCCAATACGTACGCCATGTCAAAGTGCGCAAGTCCTCCGACATCGACGAAGACGTGTTCAAAGCCTTCCTGCAACAGGCCGCGCGCTGA
- the rseP gene encoding RIP metalloprotease RseP — MPQVLSFLQTIFVMGIVLGFMILIHEFGHYAAAKLFKVRVEVFSIGFGKRLLGFRRGETDYRISALPLGGYVKMSGENPMDERTGDQGEFLSHPKWQRFIIAIAGPAMNILLAFGLWTGVFMVHFEYPAVFDGPAVIGWILPNTPAATAGVQIGDKIDRVENIQNPTWEQVEIKEGLSPNQPLKFAINRNGVVSELTLTPQPSGRNQWGDIGWVPKEPNFIATMIEPGMPAEKAGMRVGDQIQSVNGQQIPALAVLVDMLSHSKDQPLDIVVLRDGKEMTMRVTPTLTASKTGGESRYRIGLASQPTKVVRLPFGEAVRKSALECKKNSLLILELLQKMVERKVSIKQVDGPIGIGSAVGSAAREKGWTPLLFVSAIISLNLGVFNLMPIPILDGGVILLLFIEGLMQKEISLRIKERIYQAAFVFLVLFAVTVIYNDIIKQFPGTQ; from the coding sequence ATGCCTCAAGTGCTGTCCTTTCTTCAGACGATTTTCGTGATGGGAATCGTTCTGGGCTTCATGATCCTGATCCACGAGTTCGGCCACTACGCGGCCGCGAAGTTGTTCAAAGTTCGGGTCGAAGTATTTTCGATCGGATTCGGTAAACGCCTGCTCGGATTCCGCCGCGGCGAAACCGATTACCGCATCAGTGCCCTGCCCCTCGGCGGCTACGTCAAGATGTCGGGTGAAAATCCGATGGACGAGCGCACTGGCGATCAAGGCGAGTTTCTTTCGCATCCGAAATGGCAGCGCTTCATCATCGCCATCGCCGGACCGGCGATGAACATCCTCCTCGCTTTTGGGTTGTGGACCGGCGTCTTCATGGTGCACTTCGAATACCCAGCCGTCTTTGACGGCCCCGCAGTCATCGGATGGATTCTCCCGAATACTCCCGCCGCCACCGCTGGAGTGCAAATCGGCGACAAGATTGACCGCGTCGAAAACATTCAGAATCCCACCTGGGAACAAGTCGAAATCAAGGAAGGTTTGAGCCCGAATCAACCCCTGAAGTTCGCCATCAACAGAAATGGTGTGGTTTCAGAATTGACTCTGACCCCGCAGCCCTCCGGCCGCAATCAATGGGGAGACATAGGGTGGGTGCCCAAGGAACCGAACTTTATTGCCACGATGATTGAGCCGGGAATGCCCGCGGAAAAAGCTGGCATGAGAGTCGGAGACCAGATCCAGAGCGTAAATGGCCAGCAGATTCCCGCGCTAGCCGTGCTGGTCGATATGTTGAGCCACTCCAAGGATCAGCCTCTCGACATCGTGGTGCTCCGCGACGGTAAAGAAATGACCATGCGTGTCACACCGACTCTGACGGCGAGCAAGACCGGCGGAGAATCGCGCTACCGCATCGGTCTCGCCAGTCAGCCGACGAAAGTTGTGCGCCTGCCGTTCGGCGAAGCCGTGCGAAAATCCGCGCTGGAATGCAAGAAGAACTCACTGCTCATCCTCGAACTGTTGCAGAAGATGGTGGAGCGCAAGGTCTCGATCAAGCAGGTTGATGGCCCCATCGGCATCGGCAGCGCTGTCGGCAGTGCCGCCCGCGAAAAAGGCTGGACGCCTCTCCTCTTCGTGAGCGCGATCATCAGCCTGAACCTGGGCGTCTTCAACCTCATGCCCATCCCGATTCTCGACGGTGGAGTCATCCTTCTCCTCTTCATCGAAGGCCTGATGCAGAAAGAAATCAGCCTTCGGATCAAAGAGCGTATCTACCAGGCCGCGTTCGTATTCCTGGTTCTGTTTGCAGTGACGGTTATCTACAACGACATCATCAAGCAGTTCCCCGGCACGCAGTAA
- the ispG gene encoding flavodoxin-dependent (E)-4-hydroxy-3-methylbut-2-enyl-diphosphate synthase: MAEMRRRKTVTVTIGGVKVGSDAPIMVQSMTNTDTADIPGTIKQVAALARAGSEVVRVTVNNDDAAKAVLHIVEGLEKLGVRVPIVGDFHYNGHLLLTKYPACAEGLAKYRINPGNVSVGRKNDDNFRTMIEVAVKYQRPVRIGVNWGSLDQSLLTRMMDENSKLAEPLEAREVMMEAMVVSALRSAKIAEEDGLRSDQIILSAKVSGVQDLIDVYRSLAARCEYPLHLGLTEAGMGAKGIVASSAALAVLLQEGIGDTIRVSLTPAPGGDRTEEVRVAQQILQSLGIRSFTPQVTACPGCGRTTSTFFQEMAQQIQDYLRDQMPVWKGRYVGVEEMKVAVMGCVVNGPGESKHASLGISLPGTFEEPKAPVYVDGRLFTTLKGDKIVAEFIKILDNYVDSHYTAREAVGARN; this comes from the coding sequence ATGGCTGAAATGCGACGCAGAAAAACCGTAACCGTCACGATTGGCGGAGTAAAGGTTGGTAGCGATGCACCAATCATGGTGCAGTCGATGACCAACACCGATACGGCGGACATCCCTGGCACCATCAAGCAGGTCGCCGCCCTCGCTCGCGCTGGGAGCGAAGTCGTTCGTGTCACCGTAAATAATGACGACGCGGCCAAGGCTGTGCTGCACATCGTCGAGGGACTCGAAAAACTCGGCGTGCGCGTTCCCATCGTCGGCGACTTCCATTACAACGGACACCTTCTGCTGACGAAATATCCTGCATGCGCCGAGGGACTGGCGAAGTACCGCATCAATCCCGGCAACGTCAGCGTCGGACGCAAGAACGACGACAACTTCCGCACCATGATCGAAGTTGCGGTGAAGTATCAGCGCCCCGTTCGGATTGGCGTGAACTGGGGCTCGCTTGATCAATCCCTTCTCACGCGCATGATGGACGAGAATTCCAAGTTAGCGGAGCCGCTCGAAGCGCGCGAAGTCATGATGGAAGCGATGGTCGTGAGCGCGCTGCGTTCCGCGAAAATCGCTGAAGAAGATGGGCTGCGTTCCGACCAGATTATTTTGAGCGCGAAAGTCAGCGGCGTGCAGGACTTGATTGACGTCTATCGATCTCTCGCCGCACGCTGCGAGTATCCCCTGCACCTCGGACTCACCGAAGCGGGCATGGGCGCCAAAGGTATCGTGGCCTCGAGTGCCGCGCTAGCTGTGTTGTTGCAGGAAGGAATCGGCGACACGATTCGCGTTTCGCTGACTCCTGCTCCCGGCGGCGATCGCACCGAAGAAGTTCGCGTTGCGCAGCAGATCCTGCAATCGCTTGGTATTCGCAGCTTCACTCCGCAAGTCACCGCCTGCCCCGGTTGCGGGCGCACGACCAGCACCTTCTTCCAGGAAATGGCGCAGCAGATCCAGGACTACCTCCGCGACCAGATGCCCGTCTGGAAAGGCCGCTACGTAGGCGTGGAAGAAATGAAAGTAGCAGTCATGGGATGCGTAGTGAACGGTCCCGGCGAATCGAAACACGCCAGCCTCGGCATCTCGCTGCCCGGAACTTTTGAAGAACCTAAAGCGCCGGTCTACGTCGACGGACGCCTCTTCACCACCCTGAAAGGCGACAAGATCGTCGCCGAGTTCATCAAGATTCTCGACAACTACGTGGACTCCCACTACACGGCAAGAGAAGCAGTCGGCGCCCGGAACTAG